The following proteins are encoded in a genomic region of Sorangiineae bacterium MSr12523:
- a CDS encoding SRPBCC family protein: MNATANESGVFVGKLNGINQEFTRFTSRVFPYPIEEVWPHISKSYLELQQFIHASQETASPVKLVSGGDGVGSVIEFDWNGQQVLEKLVEQDDHDYVWSIIVPGETQVFKRYSAKLAFVPITETDDSPGNTLATLELKMVLQKPETAAQIFSHVDPLILQRLPRLEEFIQQKHGYQTAQLAEEVQVPADRLWSIISNWNDISWVLDGQSVKIDAKDPYLREIRFKAGYSISERLVSKDDDSRTLEYQILKGSFPVSYYKGRIHLEPRGNEKSAFRYDLLFIPTGNKEESAKAILDRLKAGVKFINSALGGRAS, from the coding sequence ATGAACGCAACTGCCAACGAATCGGGCGTTTTTGTCGGTAAATTGAACGGCATCAACCAAGAGTTCACGCGGTTTACCAGTCGTGTCTTCCCTTATCCGATCGAAGAGGTGTGGCCTCACATCTCCAAGAGCTATCTGGAACTGCAGCAATTCATTCATGCCTCCCAGGAAACGGCTTCGCCGGTGAAGCTCGTCTCGGGGGGCGACGGCGTGGGCTCGGTCATCGAGTTCGACTGGAACGGACAGCAAGTGCTGGAGAAGCTCGTGGAGCAGGATGACCACGATTACGTGTGGAGCATCATCGTCCCGGGCGAAACGCAGGTGTTCAAGCGTTACAGCGCGAAGCTGGCCTTCGTTCCCATCACCGAGACGGACGACTCGCCGGGCAACACCTTGGCGACACTCGAGTTGAAGATGGTCCTGCAGAAGCCGGAGACCGCCGCCCAGATCTTCTCGCACGTCGACCCGCTGATCCTCCAGCGGTTGCCGAGGCTCGAGGAGTTCATCCAGCAGAAGCACGGATATCAAACTGCACAATTGGCGGAGGAAGTGCAGGTTCCCGCCGACCGGCTCTGGTCCATCATCAGCAATTGGAACGACATCAGTTGGGTGCTCGATGGCCAATCGGTGAAGATCGACGCCAAGGACCCGTACCTTCGCGAGATCCGCTTCAAGGCAGGATATTCGATCTCGGAGCGCTTGGTGTCCAAGGATGACGACAGCCGCACGCTCGAGTACCAAATCCTGAAAGGCTCGTTCCCAGTTAGCTATTACAAAGGTAGAATTCATCTCGAACCGCGGGGGAACGAAAAGAGCGCCTTCCGGTACGATCTTCTTTTCATCCCCACGGGGAACAAGGAAGAAAGCGCAAAGGCGATCCTCGATCGGCTGAAGGCCGGTGTGAAATTCATCAATTCTGCCCTCGGTGGCCGCGCCTCCTAA
- a CDS encoding LysR family transcriptional regulator: MQSADANLLLALDALLREGSVTGAARRMNISPPAMSHTLARLRAAVGDPLFVRAGNRLVPTPRALAMRDRVGVVANEIDALLRPEQPLDVATLERTFVIRASDAVIVTLGRVLEMLVRREAPRVALHFVASTDGLEVDLDIGVQHGRAPDVRIQRLYQDDLVPVVRQDHPWAGRRISPKRLTALEEVAVATKTRREEALRKLPSRQRGRPPSRIVPSFLAAASLVRESDAYTVLPARLAAIVLGAFGLRRLSVTGTPSKLTFAQAWSPRLDNDAGHTWFRGCVRRACTGAPTRLS; encoded by the coding sequence ATGCAATCCGCCGATGCGAACCTTCTGCTGGCCCTCGATGCGCTCCTCCGCGAAGGCAGCGTGACCGGTGCCGCACGCCGCATGAACATTAGCCCGCCGGCGATGAGCCACACGCTTGCACGGTTGCGGGCCGCCGTTGGGGATCCGCTCTTCGTGCGCGCGGGCAATCGCCTGGTGCCCACGCCGCGGGCGCTGGCCATGCGTGATCGCGTGGGCGTGGTGGCGAACGAGATCGATGCGCTGCTTCGGCCCGAGCAGCCGCTGGACGTCGCCACGCTCGAGCGAACCTTCGTGATCCGAGCATCCGATGCCGTCATCGTGACCCTGGGCCGCGTGCTCGAGATGCTCGTGCGCCGCGAAGCACCGCGCGTAGCCCTTCATTTCGTCGCATCGACCGACGGGCTCGAAGTCGATCTCGACATCGGCGTGCAGCACGGGCGCGCGCCCGACGTGCGCATTCAACGCCTCTATCAGGACGACCTCGTTCCCGTCGTCCGGCAGGACCACCCATGGGCCGGGCGTCGAATCAGTCCGAAACGCCTCACCGCACTCGAGGAAGTCGCCGTCGCCACGAAGACGCGACGGGAGGAAGCCCTGCGCAAGCTCCCGAGCCGACAACGCGGCCGGCCACCGAGTCGCATCGTGCCATCGTTTCTGGCCGCGGCATCGTTGGTGCGTGAAAGCGACGCTTACACCGTTCTCCCGGCGCGGCTGGCCGCCATCGTGCTGGGGGCGTTCGGCCTGCGTCGATTGTCCGTGACCGGCACACCGTCGAAGCTCACGTTTGCGCAAGCATGGAGCCCGCGCCTGGACAACGACGCGGGCCATACTTGGTTTCGTGGGTGCGTCCGCCGAGCCTGCACCGGTGCACCGACGCGTCTATCCTGA
- a CDS encoding SDR family oxidoreductase, producing the protein MPKIALVTGTSSGIGLSSAVGLARAGFTVIATLRDVKKAGPLRERAAREGVTLDIRALDVSVPTSVDAVVSEILTRYGKVDVLVNNAGAGYLGSLEQTPLTEFERMMDVNFFGVVRTTKALFPHMRAARSGRIITVSSVGGLLGQPFNDAYCAAKFAVEGLMESLVPMARAFGVHLSLIEPGPVNTEFVNNVLEATGRQPAASNDPYAPMLKSYMSAVEARYSSEAQTGDDIARIIVEAATTDAPHFRYPTSDMVKTVASYKYTDPTGNVVFKLSAAVSGEKSK; encoded by the coding sequence ATGCCCAAGATTGCGTTGGTGACGGGTACGTCGTCTGGAATCGGATTGTCCTCGGCGGTGGGCTTGGCCCGCGCCGGGTTCACGGTCATTGCAACCCTGCGGGACGTGAAGAAGGCCGGCCCTCTGCGCGAGCGTGCTGCGCGTGAAGGGGTGACGCTCGACATCCGTGCCCTCGACGTCTCCGTGCCGACATCGGTCGACGCCGTCGTTTCGGAAATACTCACCCGCTACGGCAAGGTCGACGTGTTGGTGAACAACGCGGGGGCGGGCTATTTGGGCTCCCTGGAGCAGACTCCGCTCACCGAGTTCGAGCGGATGATGGACGTGAACTTCTTCGGAGTGGTCCGTACGACCAAAGCGCTATTCCCGCACATGCGTGCCGCGCGCTCCGGGCGCATCATCACCGTGTCGAGCGTCGGCGGTCTCCTCGGTCAGCCCTTCAACGATGCATACTGCGCCGCCAAGTTTGCCGTTGAAGGGCTGATGGAGAGCCTCGTGCCCATGGCACGGGCCTTCGGTGTGCACCTCTCGCTCATCGAACCCGGGCCCGTGAATACCGAGTTCGTGAACAACGTGCTCGAGGCGACCGGGCGCCAACCCGCTGCGTCGAACGATCCGTACGCACCGATGCTCAAATCGTACATGAGCGCCGTGGAGGCTCGTTATTCCTCGGAAGCGCAAACGGGCGACGACATTGCGCGCATCATCGTGGAGGCGGCAACCACCGATGCGCCGCATTTCCGCTATCCAACGTCGGACATGGTCAAGACTGTGGCGTCCTACAAGTACACGGATCCGACGGGCAACGTGGTGTTCAAACTGAGCGCGGCGGTGTCCGGGGAAAAGTCGAAATAG
- a CDS encoding proline iminopeptidase-family hydrolase, giving the protein MIDIGGGHRVWTKKVGDAPIKVLLLHGGPGADHSYFECFEDFLPPNGIEFYYYDQLDSTNSDKPDDPKLWTVERYRDEVESVRKGLGLERFYLLGHSWGGMLAMEYALAYPDHLDGVIISNMVASVPSYMAYMGKLRAALPKDVQATLDKYEKVGNYEAPEYQKVMLEQVYTRHICRLDPWPEPIERTFRNLNAKIYNYMQGPNEFVVTGTFKNWDRWAELPRIRARTLVMGAKYDEMDPEALRKMATLIPHARAWISEKGSHMVMYDDQMPYFRELLRFLQSG; this is encoded by the coding sequence ATGATCGACATTGGCGGAGGGCATCGCGTTTGGACGAAAAAGGTCGGCGATGCGCCCATCAAGGTGCTCCTCCTCCATGGCGGGCCGGGGGCCGATCATTCGTATTTCGAATGTTTCGAGGACTTTCTTCCGCCGAACGGTATCGAGTTTTATTACTACGATCAGCTCGATTCGACGAATTCGGACAAGCCAGACGATCCAAAGCTCTGGACGGTGGAACGCTACCGCGACGAGGTCGAGTCCGTGCGAAAGGGGCTCGGGCTCGAGCGTTTCTACCTCTTGGGGCATTCGTGGGGTGGAATGCTCGCCATGGAGTATGCGCTCGCGTACCCCGACCATCTCGATGGGGTGATCATCTCCAACATGGTGGCCAGCGTCCCGTCGTACATGGCCTACATGGGCAAGCTTCGCGCGGCCTTGCCCAAAGATGTGCAGGCCACGTTGGACAAATACGAAAAGGTCGGAAACTACGAGGCGCCCGAATACCAAAAGGTCATGTTGGAGCAGGTCTACACCCGGCATATCTGCCGGCTCGACCCGTGGCCGGAGCCCATCGAGCGGACTTTTCGCAATTTGAATGCCAAGATTTACAACTACATGCAGGGCCCCAACGAATTCGTCGTCACGGGCACCTTCAAGAATTGGGATCGCTGGGCGGAGCTTCCGCGCATTCGGGCTCGCACGTTGGTCATGGGCGCCAAATACGACGAAATGGATCCGGAGGCGTTGCGCAAGATGGCGACCCTCATCCCGCACGCGCGCGCGTGGATTTCCGAGAAGGGAAGCCACATGGTGATGTACGACGATCAAATGCCGTATTTTCGCGAGCTCCTGCGCTTTCTCCAATCAGGATAG
- a CDS encoding Hint domain-containing protein yields the protein MDAFRHALRRRHISKLKYLFLVIGMLVLVAVGQVRSAPRACDLGEDHCHTEGQCFVAGTLVATPSGERPIESLAVGDLVLARGESDDVVAPRHITRTFVRAAPSLVDVIWMTIDGERERVRSTPEHPYFTLDRGWIAAEELRVNEALLDRDGHEVHVAKVLPIPQEAMVYNLEVDVDHTFFVGRTGIWVHNQCMRDDFGVPGGPGGKPGKWGKGGKGGKGGKAGPGGGAPPGNSKGDPGNSKKPPPDSTNDKNPGNSKGDPGNSRGDPGNSKGDPGNSKKPPPDPCAKSGGKPDSPASTGGKITADPDGAVFWSGRDSKGTDVKESAEAWARANGRNTLEGRIKDQGICSAKWNPKDPTTKDWWRTESRIYAGKASGNAYFFAGSDRRDNSTWDRIEFPQLKANPKVNCVYQVDADTLQQKLIYTKPGASCK from the coding sequence ATGGACGCTTTCCGTCACGCGCTGCGCCGTCGCCATATTTCCAAGTTGAAGTATCTGTTCTTGGTCATTGGCATGCTTGTGCTCGTGGCCGTCGGCCAAGTTCGAAGCGCGCCACGTGCGTGCGATTTGGGCGAGGACCATTGCCACACGGAAGGCCAGTGCTTCGTCGCCGGGACACTCGTGGCGACGCCGTCGGGGGAACGTCCCATCGAGAGCCTCGCGGTGGGCGATCTGGTGTTGGCCCGCGGAGAGTCGGACGACGTGGTCGCACCTCGTCACATCACCCGCACATTCGTCCGTGCCGCACCTTCGTTGGTCGATGTGATTTGGATGACGATCGATGGCGAGCGCGAGCGCGTTCGTTCAACCCCTGAACATCCCTATTTCACCCTCGACCGCGGGTGGATTGCGGCTGAGGAACTTCGCGTCAACGAAGCATTGCTCGATCGCGATGGCCACGAAGTGCACGTCGCCAAGGTGCTGCCCATCCCGCAGGAGGCGATGGTCTACAACCTCGAGGTCGATGTCGACCATACGTTCTTCGTCGGTCGCACGGGCATCTGGGTTCACAACCAGTGCATGCGCGACGACTTCGGGGTGCCCGGAGGGCCGGGAGGCAAACCCGGGAAGTGGGGCAAAGGCGGCAAAGGCGGCAAGGGCGGCAAAGCGGGCCCGGGGGGCGGCGCTCCTCCCGGCAACTCCAAAGGAGATCCGGGGAACTCGAAAAAGCCGCCGCCGGATTCGACGAATGACAAGAACCCTGGAAATTCCAAAGGAGACCCGGGGAACTCGCGAGGCGATCCCGGGAACTCGAAAGGCGATCCCGGGAATTCGAAAAAGCCGCCGCCGGATCCTTGTGCCAAGAGCGGCGGAAAACCGGACAGCCCCGCCAGCACCGGAGGCAAAATCACCGCCGATCCCGATGGGGCCGTCTTCTGGTCTGGGCGCGACAGCAAGGGAACGGACGTCAAAGAATCCGCCGAGGCCTGGGCCAGGGCCAATGGCCGCAACACCCTCGAGGGCAGGATCAAGGATCAGGGCATCTGTTCCGCGAAATGGAATCCCAAGGACCCGACGACGAAAGATTGGTGGCGAACCGAATCCCGCATTTACGCAGGGAAGGCGAGCGGCAATGCGTACTTCTTCGCGGGCTCCGATCGGCGCGACAACTCCACGTGGGACCGCATCGAGTTTCCTCAGCTCAAGGCGAACCCCAAGGTCAACTGCGTCTATCAGGTCGACGCCGACACCTTGCAGCAGAAGTTGATCTATACGAAGCCCGGGGCGAGCTGCAAATAG
- a CDS encoding glycoside hydrolase family 5 protein, which produces MTLVRGGTRFLLSAFVMGLAACAVDGSSEEQARTVENETVAKQSLALAPSMLHTQGRNIVNASGQVVPLRGFNLGGWLVFEKWMTPMDSGSLADNYAVLQQLDNRFGIATEQSLIKSYQQAWLTTLDLDNVRNAGYNALRVPVWYGNFYPINNISNGGWRSDAFEMLDWVVNNAGARGLYVIIDMHGAVGGQSTADHTGRSNQNQYWNSDNNKGNTAWMWWQIANRYKGNPTVAGYDLLNEPTGAPNTQAVWDAYRNLYSSIRSVDPDHMIFMEGTFGNWNWSMLPPPSQYGWTNVVYEMHEYQFNGTEAQVRAGTDRQVADFNNHASWNVPGYIGEFNCFDYPNAWTYTKNAYNNAGLSWTMWSYKSTNALNPTPWGWYGPTSWRTTPNISSNSADAIRSAWQQWQTSTSFAKNTRIGL; this is translated from the coding sequence ATGACACTCGTTCGTGGCGGCACACGGTTTTTGTTGAGTGCATTCGTGATGGGACTCGCGGCCTGTGCCGTCGACGGTTCCAGCGAAGAGCAGGCCCGCACGGTGGAAAACGAGACCGTCGCCAAGCAATCCTTGGCGCTCGCACCGAGTATGCTCCACACGCAGGGCCGCAACATCGTCAACGCGAGCGGCCAGGTCGTCCCATTGCGTGGATTCAACCTTGGCGGCTGGCTGGTGTTCGAGAAGTGGATGACGCCCATGGACAGCGGCAGCCTCGCGGACAATTACGCCGTCCTGCAGCAACTCGACAACCGCTTTGGCATCGCCACCGAGCAAAGCCTCATCAAATCGTATCAGCAAGCGTGGCTTACCACGCTGGATCTCGACAATGTGAGGAACGCTGGATACAACGCCCTGCGCGTACCGGTCTGGTACGGCAATTTTTATCCCATCAACAACATCTCCAATGGCGGTTGGCGCTCCGACGCCTTCGAGATGCTCGATTGGGTGGTGAACAATGCGGGTGCGCGGGGGCTTTACGTCATCATCGACATGCATGGTGCCGTCGGAGGACAAAGCACGGCCGACCACACCGGTCGCTCGAACCAGAACCAATATTGGAACAGCGACAACAACAAGGGGAATACGGCGTGGATGTGGTGGCAAATCGCCAACCGCTACAAGGGAAACCCCACGGTGGCCGGCTACGACTTGCTCAACGAGCCCACGGGTGCCCCGAACACGCAGGCCGTGTGGGACGCGTACAGAAACCTCTATTCGTCGATTCGCTCGGTCGATCCCGATCACATGATCTTCATGGAGGGAACGTTCGGCAATTGGAACTGGAGCATGCTCCCGCCTCCCTCGCAGTACGGCTGGACCAACGTCGTCTACGAGATGCACGAGTACCAATTCAATGGCACCGAGGCGCAGGTCCGAGCGGGCACGGATCGGCAGGTGGCGGATTTCAACAATCACGCCTCCTGGAATGTGCCGGGCTACATTGGCGAGTTCAACTGCTTCGATTATCCGAACGCGTGGACCTATACGAAAAATGCGTACAACAACGCCGGACTGAGTTGGACCATGTGGTCCTACAAATCCACGAATGCCCTGAATCCCACGCCCTGGGGATGGTACGGACCGACGTCGTGGAGGACGACGCCAAACATTTCGAGCAACTCGGCGGATGCGATCCGCAGTGCCTGGCAGCAATGGCAAACATCGACGTCGTTTGCCAAAAATACGCGAATCGGTTTGTAG
- a CDS encoding RICIN domain-containing protein → MLTAKGTWCGVLAGGLAIAGCIDTDGSSRSRAESIALATGTSFLNHAALLGQVEDPGWFERNIPFFEAPDDAIQRVYYYRWQSYKQHLVYTGAQYGFLSNEFLTPVFYGAPYGGINAAAGHHIREGRWLRDPTYAKDIIDYWLNGPGIFPKPKDESVNPNTTDWAHEYSFWAASAVWDHYLATGDTSFTLGELAPLVAQYHGWDHQFDATLGLYWQVPVWDATELSASSYESRDPYHGGAGYRPTLNAYQYGDARAIAKMARLAGDSALASDFDARASALQSALKAHLWDPQRQFFYGIARDENPTKAFTSSREAMGFIPWMFDMAPPSASIAFRQLLDPNGFGAPYGPTTTERRSHWFMHEANDGCCRWNGPSWPFATSQILTAVENVLLDYSPQGDISAGDYVALLHTYAVTQFKNGSPYVAEAHQPDLDSWMYDGYNHSEDYNHSTYADNVISGLIGLRGRPDPRVTVAPLAPASWDYFALENAPYHGHLLTILWDRTGTRYGAGPGLHVYVDGTKRASQPSTNALTVDVGPAVLAPSETRVNLAANGQHFGHGVQPFASYTSPYDDVWRAIDGIVYRNGIPQNSRWTTYASPNAQDHFGIDFQRQVILGNVTLYFYDDAGGVRVPASYDLQYWSNGAWSSVPNQARSPSLPAANARQTIRFPTLATSKLRVVAPNRGGNVGWGLSEFEAWGEPVFHLVNVHSGKLLAVENAAHQAGAQVQQYRDNGTRDHLWRFVRAPGGQFKIVNENSHLVLGIRHASLENSAGAVQWSDDGGPDHVWRLIDTGGGRFKIKNSNSGKLLAVSGMSTEDSANVVQFEDNGTQDHLWTLQATQY, encoded by the coding sequence ATGCTGACCGCAAAGGGGACCTGGTGCGGTGTGCTCGCAGGTGGGTTGGCCATCGCGGGATGCATCGACACGGATGGCAGCTCGCGTTCGCGTGCGGAGTCCATCGCGCTGGCCACGGGAACGTCGTTCCTGAATCATGCGGCACTCCTCGGTCAGGTGGAGGATCCAGGGTGGTTCGAGCGCAACATCCCTTTTTTCGAGGCACCGGACGATGCCATTCAGCGCGTTTATTACTACCGATGGCAAAGCTACAAGCAGCACCTGGTGTACACGGGGGCTCAGTATGGCTTTCTCTCGAACGAGTTTTTGACCCCCGTTTTCTATGGCGCACCGTACGGCGGCATCAATGCCGCGGCCGGGCATCACATCCGCGAGGGACGCTGGCTTCGCGATCCGACCTACGCGAAGGACATCATCGACTATTGGCTCAACGGGCCGGGGATCTTTCCCAAACCGAAAGACGAATCGGTCAATCCCAATACCACCGATTGGGCCCACGAATACAGCTTTTGGGCGGCCAGCGCGGTGTGGGATCACTACCTCGCCACCGGCGATACGTCATTTACCTTGGGGGAGCTCGCTCCTCTGGTGGCCCAATACCACGGGTGGGACCACCAATTCGACGCAACGCTCGGCCTGTATTGGCAGGTTCCCGTGTGGGATGCCACGGAGCTCTCGGCGTCGTCGTACGAATCGAGAGATCCGTACCATGGTGGCGCCGGATACCGGCCCACGCTCAACGCGTACCAGTATGGGGACGCGCGCGCCATTGCCAAGATGGCTCGCCTCGCAGGAGACTCGGCCCTGGCCAGCGACTTCGACGCCCGCGCCTCCGCACTGCAAAGTGCCCTGAAAGCGCATTTGTGGGATCCCCAGCGCCAATTCTTCTATGGCATTGCCCGCGACGAGAATCCGACGAAGGCGTTCACCTCCTCGCGCGAGGCCATGGGGTTCATTCCGTGGATGTTCGATATGGCGCCTCCCTCGGCCTCCATCGCGTTTCGGCAGCTTCTCGATCCCAATGGGTTCGGCGCCCCCTACGGCCCCACCACCACGGAGCGGCGGAGCCACTGGTTCATGCACGAGGCCAACGACGGCTGCTGCCGCTGGAATGGCCCCTCGTGGCCCTTTGCCACCTCGCAGATCCTAACCGCGGTGGAAAACGTGCTCCTCGATTACTCGCCCCAGGGAGACATTTCGGCGGGTGACTACGTCGCGCTGCTTCACACGTACGCCGTGACGCAATTCAAGAATGGCTCTCCGTATGTCGCGGAGGCCCATCAGCCCGATTTGGACTCATGGATGTACGACGGGTACAATCACAGTGAGGATTACAACCATTCGACGTACGCCGACAACGTCATCTCCGGGCTGATCGGCCTTCGTGGACGCCCCGATCCACGCGTGACCGTGGCGCCCTTGGCCCCCGCGAGCTGGGACTATTTCGCCCTCGAGAATGCACCTTACCATGGGCACCTGTTGACGATTCTGTGGGACCGCACGGGCACCCGTTACGGAGCGGGGCCGGGGCTGCACGTGTACGTCGACGGGACGAAACGCGCGAGCCAGCCGTCGACGAACGCGCTCACCGTCGACGTCGGGCCCGCGGTGCTCGCCCCCTCGGAGACGCGGGTGAACCTGGCGGCCAATGGCCAGCATTTCGGCCACGGCGTGCAGCCATTCGCATCGTACACGTCGCCGTACGACGATGTTTGGCGCGCGATCGACGGCATCGTTTACCGCAATGGCATTCCGCAGAACAGCCGCTGGACCACCTATGCGAGCCCCAACGCCCAGGACCATTTCGGCATCGATTTTCAGCGCCAGGTCATCCTTGGCAATGTGACCCTGTACTTCTACGACGACGCGGGGGGTGTGCGCGTTCCCGCGAGTTACGATCTCCAATATTGGAGCAACGGCGCCTGGTCATCGGTGCCGAATCAGGCGCGTTCCCCGTCGCTGCCGGCGGCCAATGCACGACAGACGATTCGCTTTCCGACGCTCGCCACGTCCAAGCTTCGCGTCGTCGCACCCAACCGAGGTGGCAACGTGGGCTGGGGCCTGAGCGAATTCGAAGCATGGGGCGAGCCAGTGTTTCACCTGGTGAACGTGCACAGCGGCAAATTGCTCGCCGTCGAGAACGCGGCGCACCAGGCCGGTGCCCAGGTCCAGCAATACCGTGACAATGGCACGCGCGACCATTTGTGGCGGTTCGTGCGCGCCCCGGGTGGGCAGTTCAAAATCGTGAACGAAAATAGCCATCTGGTCCTCGGGATCCGCCACGCCTCCCTCGAGAACAGCGCGGGCGCGGTCCAATGGAGTGACGATGGCGGTCCCGATCACGTGTGGCGGCTGATCGACACGGGCGGAGGGCGATTCAAGATCAAAAACTCGAACAGTGGCAAGCTCCTCGCCGTATCCGGAATGTCCACGGAGGACAGTGCCAATGTCGTGCAATTCGAGGACAATGGAACACAAGACCATCTGTGGACATTGCAGGCTACCCAGTATTGA
- a CDS encoding Xaa-Pro dipeptidyl-peptidase, with the protein MAHLKIDILAARAARLAAVSGLPLVLASCSGADADETQASGGAHVLERVTESTPIYSYADAVREAVWVETTLDNDGDGKPDKVAVDIVRPRLPAGDTTKVPVILEASPYYSNRGRGNEAELKSYDASGVIRKMPLYYDNYFVPRGYAFIGVDLAGTNRSTGCLDVGGKEEILATKAVIDWLNGRATARRANGTAVVADWTTGKVGMIGKSWDGTIANGVAATGVDGLATIVPIAGISSWYVYVRANGTLRGSNRMSGLATSMSGRPSGVCDAQTRALRTGQDDATGNYNDFYAQRDYIPDVSKVRASVFVVHGLNDWNVTPHQFGPWWNALAARNVPRKIWLPQVAHVDPFDFRREEWVNTLHRWFDHWLLGLDNGIMQEPMASVERAPGMWTDDAVWPAQGVHTESLALGIGDGRTGTIGGLPSSTEVAPVRTFTDVPSLTEADATSSPNTSKNGRLVFLSQKLTRAIRISGAANVKLRIRANKPTTEFTARLVDYGSASRNLSFRSGVDGIVNLTTSSCWGESSTGDDACYKDTKLDVSNTDYGVITRGWLDAAHRDSLRNPTSLNSSTWYEVVVPLDVDDAVIDAGHVLGLVIVASDRELTAPQTTGATIDVDLATSTLRLPIVDTGATSVSAREVLAPAEDATAPVAPWIHAPRPTDWPDSFDPTATFY; encoded by the coding sequence ATGGCTCATCTGAAAATCGATATTCTTGCAGCACGCGCGGCGCGCTTGGCGGCCGTGTCGGGACTGCCGCTCGTTCTCGCGTCATGCTCCGGGGCGGACGCCGACGAAACGCAGGCATCCGGTGGCGCGCACGTCCTCGAGCGCGTGACGGAGAGTACGCCGATTTATTCGTACGCCGATGCCGTTCGCGAGGCGGTGTGGGTCGAAACGACGCTCGACAACGACGGTGATGGCAAGCCCGATAAAGTGGCCGTGGACATCGTGCGACCTCGGCTTCCCGCGGGCGACACGACGAAGGTCCCCGTCATCCTCGAGGCGTCGCCGTATTACAGCAATCGAGGACGCGGAAACGAGGCGGAGCTGAAGAGCTACGACGCGTCCGGCGTCATTCGAAAAATGCCGTTGTATTATGATAACTACTTCGTGCCGCGGGGATATGCCTTCATCGGCGTCGACCTGGCGGGCACCAATCGCTCGACGGGCTGCCTCGACGTGGGCGGAAAAGAAGAGATTCTCGCCACGAAAGCCGTCATCGATTGGCTCAACGGGCGCGCGACGGCACGGCGTGCGAACGGCACGGCGGTGGTCGCCGATTGGACGACGGGCAAGGTCGGCATGATTGGGAAATCGTGGGACGGGACCATCGCCAATGGCGTGGCCGCCACGGGAGTCGACGGCTTGGCGACCATCGTACCCATTGCCGGGATCAGCAGCTGGTACGTTTACGTTCGCGCCAACGGCACGCTCCGCGGCTCGAATCGGATGAGCGGACTGGCCACGAGCATGAGCGGCCGCCCCTCCGGCGTTTGCGATGCCCAAACGCGCGCCCTCCGAACGGGCCAGGACGACGCCACCGGCAACTACAACGATTTCTATGCCCAGCGCGATTACATTCCCGACGTATCCAAAGTTCGCGCGAGCGTGTTCGTCGTCCATGGACTCAACGACTGGAACGTGACGCCGCATCAATTTGGTCCTTGGTGGAATGCGCTGGCAGCCCGGAACGTGCCGCGCAAGATCTGGCTGCCACAGGTGGCCCACGTGGATCCGTTCGATTTCCGGCGCGAGGAGTGGGTCAATACCCTGCATCGCTGGTTCGATCATTGGCTTCTGGGCTTGGACAACGGCATCATGCAGGAGCCGATGGCGTCCGTCGAACGCGCGCCGGGGATGTGGACCGACGATGCCGTTTGGCCTGCGCAGGGCGTGCACACGGAGTCGCTCGCATTGGGCATTGGCGACGGGCGCACGGGCACCATCGGAGGGCTCCCCTCCAGCACGGAGGTGGCGCCGGTCCGCACCTTCACGGACGTTCCATCGTTGACCGAAGCCGATGCCACCTCGAGCCCGAACACGTCCAAGAATGGGCGCCTCGTCTTCTTGAGCCAGAAGCTCACCAGGGCGATTCGGATTTCCGGCGCGGCCAACGTGAAGTTGCGCATTCGCGCCAACAAGCCGACGACCGAATTCACCGCGCGCCTTGTCGATTATGGCAGCGCCAGCCGGAATCTCAGTTTCCGATCGGGCGTGGACGGGATCGTCAATCTGACGACGTCTTCATGCTGGGGCGAATCGTCGACGGGCGACGATGCTTGCTACAAGGACACGAAACTCGATGTTTCGAATACCGATTACGGAGTCATCACGCGCGGCTGGCTCGATGCCGCACACCGCGACTCACTTCGGAATCCGACCTCACTGAATTCGAGCACGTGGTACGAGGTCGTGGTGCCGCTCGACGTGGACGACGCCGTCATCGATGCGGGGCACGTCCTCGGCCTGGTCATCGTTGCCAGCGACCGCGAATTGACCGCCCCGCAAACGACGGGTGCCACCATCGACGTCGACCTTGCAACGTCCACGCTGCGTCTTCCCATCGTGGATACGGGGGCGACCTCGGTCTCCGCGCGTGAGGTTCTCGCGCCCGCCGAGGACGCGACCGCGCCCGTCGCCCCTTGGATCCATGCTCCCCGTCCGACGGATTGGCCCGACAGCTTCGATCCCACGGCGACGTTCTACTGA